From the Priestia koreensis genome, one window contains:
- a CDS encoding FAD:protein FMN transferase — MLNLQAYTKSMLCMGTIISVKVIASPNSEKNVHNDLEKVSNVFRQVESIASRFSPDSEVMSLLEKNGEPARVSPFLFEMTRFALQIAEATDGVYDPTIGNQMEKSGFNRHYLTNRIQQTDLSTSHTTYKDVLLYPELGAIQLQKPLLLDFGSIAKGFAVDVAVKALSFYEGVMIDAGGDVFVSGQNERRELWKVGIKHPIEKERPIAVLNVTDVAICTSGSYERKSAHDASLHHIQFPKGSSPNELISCTVVAPFGMMADSLSTASFLLGYKKAKKLLNELQVEGLFITPSLHIYKTDRMEAYVDEYKL; from the coding sequence ATGTTAAATTTACAAGCCTATACGAAGTCAATGCTTTGCATGGGGACCATTATCTCCGTTAAAGTGATTGCTTCTCCTAATAGCGAAAAAAACGTGCACAATGATCTCGAAAAAGTTTCGAATGTTTTCAGACAGGTTGAGAGCATCGCTAGTCGATTTTCACCAGATAGTGAAGTCATGTCACTTTTAGAAAAGAATGGGGAACCTGCACGGGTAAGTCCTTTTCTGTTTGAAATGACACGATTTGCCCTTCAAATTGCAGAGGCAACTGATGGTGTCTATGATCCGACTATCGGAAACCAGATGGAGAAGTCGGGCTTTAACCGTCATTACTTAACCAATCGAATTCAGCAGACAGATTTGAGCACATCACATACTACGTACAAAGATGTACTTCTATATCCGGAGCTTGGTGCGATTCAACTTCAAAAGCCACTACTCTTAGATTTCGGTTCCATCGCAAAAGGATTTGCGGTTGATGTCGCTGTAAAAGCTCTCTCTTTCTACGAAGGAGTCATGATTGATGCAGGCGGAGACGTATTTGTGAGCGGACAAAATGAACGTCGAGAACTGTGGAAGGTAGGTATTAAGCATCCTATTGAAAAAGAACGCCCAATAGCCGTTTTAAACGTAACGGATGTAGCGATCTGTACATCTGGTAGCTACGAGCGAAAATCGGCACATGATGCATCACTTCACCACATTCAATTTCCAAAGGGTTCATCACCAAACGAACTCATAAGCTGTACGGTTGTCGCTCCGTTTGGGATGATGGCTGATTCGTTATCGACAGCTTCTTTTCTTCTAGGCTATAAAAAAGCAAAGAAATTATTAAATGAACTTCAAGTGGAAGGCCTATTTATCACCCCTTCCCTTCATATATACAAGACGGACCGAATGGAGGCTTACGTAGATGAATACAAACTATAG
- a CDS encoding ABC transporter substrate-binding protein — MKKLMQIFIVILVVCFGLMYWVSQLNKSEGYSGDHTLTIYNWGDYIDPQLIKKFEKQTGIKVIYQTFDSNEAMMTKIEQGGTTFDVAVPSEYAISKMKEEHLLLPLDKKKLPNLKNINPEFLDLSFDEKNRYSIPYFWGTVGIVYNPSMLDGKKITSWNDLWSKDLRNQILLADGAREVMGMGLNSLHYSLNDRNKSHLQEAKRKLSTLTPNVKAIVGDEIKMLLANEEAAVGVVWSGDASEIMSENDKLDYVIPEEGSNLWFDNMVMPKTAKNVEGAHKFMNFMLDPKNAAQNAEYVGYSTPNEKALNYLPKDISGDKRFYPDLNKTENLEVYDNLGKRMLAYYNELFLEFKMHKK, encoded by the coding sequence ATGAAAAAATTGATGCAGATTTTCATCGTCATTTTGGTTGTTTGTTTTGGCTTAATGTATTGGGTATCTCAGCTTAATAAAAGCGAAGGTTATTCAGGTGATCATACGCTTACGATTTATAACTGGGGAGACTATATTGATCCGCAACTAATTAAGAAGTTTGAAAAACAAACAGGGATCAAAGTGATCTACCAAACATTTGATTCAAATGAAGCGATGATGACAAAAATTGAACAAGGTGGTACAACGTTTGATGTAGCTGTACCATCAGAATATGCGATTAGTAAAATGAAGGAAGAGCATTTGCTGCTTCCATTAGATAAGAAAAAACTACCGAATCTAAAAAACATTAATCCAGAGTTTTTAGATTTATCATTTGATGAAAAGAATCGCTACTCCATTCCTTATTTTTGGGGTACTGTAGGAATCGTATATAACCCAAGTATGCTAGACGGGAAAAAGATTACGAGTTGGAATGATCTTTGGAGCAAAGACCTTCGTAATCAAATTCTACTCGCTGATGGAGCTAGGGAAGTAATGGGCATGGGCTTGAATAGTCTTCACTATTCACTCAATGACCGCAACAAATCTCACCTCCAAGAAGCGAAGCGAAAGCTCAGTACGCTAACACCCAATGTAAAAGCAATCGTTGGTGACGAGATTAAAATGCTCCTAGCAAACGAAGAAGCAGCGGTAGGTGTTGTATGGTCAGGTGATGCATCTGAGATCATGAGCGAAAATGATAAGCTAGACTATGTAATTCCAGAAGAGGGCTCAAACTTGTGGTTTGACAATATGGTCATGCCTAAAACAGCGAAAAACGTAGAGGGTGCCCATAAGTTTATGAACTTTATGCTCGATCCGAAAAATGCTGCTCAAAACGCTGAGTATGTAGGGTATTCTACGCCAAATGAAAAAGCATTGAACTATTTGCCTAAAGATATTTCAGGAGACAAACGTTTCTATCCAGACTTAAACAAGACGGAAAACCTTGAAGTCTACGATAACTTAGGAAAGAGAATGCTTGCTTATTACAATGAGCTGTTTCTCGAATTTAAAATGCATAAAAAGTAA
- a CDS encoding UDP-N-acetylmuramoyl-tripeptide--D-alanyl-D-alanine ligase, with product MIVRSMEEIQQMIPGSELVNGANITISGVSTDTRKIEKNNLFVPLVGDNFNGHRFVNTALENGAGAVLWARSEGEYPADTPVLLVDNTLEAMQQLAKSYLQQLSVKVVGVTGSNGKTTTKDMIEAILSTTYKVLKTEGNFNNHIGLPLTVFRLEEDTDIAILEMGMSARGEIELLSNIGTPDVAVITNIGESHLLDLGSRDGIAEAKLEIVKGLQQDGVLIYNGDEPLLTSRVPAMNLKTVTVGEGKELDYYPVSIEQTSSETKFVISKDADLTFTMPVLGKHNVHNALTAIAVGEQFNIPFETIAKGLKNLHLTNMRMEMVKGKDGLSIINDAYNASPTSMKAAIQLVQDLDGFNQKLVVLGDMLELGEDENKFHYEVGASLDPNKIDYVFVYGPLSQYLAQGAKQVFPEDRVLYFDDKELLAEKLASVVHPEDLVLIKASRGMKLEEIISNLMK from the coding sequence ATGATTGTACGTAGTATGGAAGAGATTCAACAAATGATTCCAGGTAGTGAGCTTGTGAATGGTGCCAATATTACCATTTCTGGTGTTTCTACAGATACAAGAAAAATTGAGAAAAACAACTTATTTGTGCCGCTAGTGGGCGATAACTTTAATGGTCACCGCTTTGTAAATACAGCTCTAGAAAACGGTGCCGGAGCCGTATTATGGGCGAGAAGCGAAGGGGAATACCCAGCGGACACACCTGTTCTTTTAGTAGATAATACGTTAGAGGCAATGCAGCAGCTAGCGAAAAGCTATCTTCAGCAGCTTTCTGTGAAAGTCGTGGGAGTAACAGGAAGTAACGGAAAGACAACGACAAAAGATATGATTGAAGCGATTTTATCGACAACATATAAAGTGCTAAAAACAGAAGGGAACTTCAACAACCATATTGGCTTACCGCTGACTGTTTTTCGTCTAGAGGAAGATACGGATATTGCCATTTTAGAAATGGGTATGAGTGCTCGCGGAGAAATTGAGCTTTTATCGAATATCGGGACACCAGACGTGGCAGTAATCACAAATATCGGGGAGTCGCATTTATTAGATTTAGGAAGTCGCGATGGAATCGCCGAAGCCAAGCTCGAAATTGTGAAGGGACTTCAACAAGACGGTGTACTAATTTATAACGGCGATGAGCCACTGTTAACGTCTAGAGTACCAGCGATGAACTTAAAAACGGTAACGGTTGGAGAAGGAAAAGAGCTTGATTATTATCCTGTTTCGATTGAACAAACTTCAAGCGAAACGAAATTCGTTATTTCAAAAGATGCAGATTTAACTTTTACCATGCCTGTTTTAGGAAAGCACAATGTCCATAATGCTTTAACGGCTATCGCTGTAGGTGAACAGTTCAATATTCCTTTTGAAACGATCGCAAAAGGACTTAAGAATCTGCACCTCACAAATATGCGTATGGAAATGGTCAAAGGAAAAGACGGTCTTTCAATTATTAACGATGCGTACAATGCAAGCCCTACTTCTATGAAGGCGGCCATTCAGCTTGTTCAGGACTTAGACGGATTTAACCAAAAGCTTGTTGTGCTAGGTGACATGCTAGAGCTAGGGGAAGATGAAAACAAATTTCATTATGAAGTAGGCGCCTCGTTAGACCCAAATAAGATTGATTATGTGTTTGTTTATGGACCTTTAAGTCAATACTTAGCTCAGGGAGCAAAACAAGTCTTTCCGGAGGACCGAGTACTTTATTTCGATGATAAAGAGCTATTAGCTGAAAAATTAGCTTCTGTTGTTCATCCAGAAGATCTTGTACTAATTAAAGCATCACGTGGAATGAAACTAGAGGAAATCATTTCAAATTTAATGAAATGA
- a CDS encoding sensor histidine kinase, which yields MFRKTRIRLSIMNAVVFFIILTVLSVVLYVYMQHLVFRTVDEKLNNAMDKVREGEFHELMERHEREPETERKIAYIFWNESGEVANVLPKSVENEKEMKYFKPSKGNRVETQEILGHSYRVVTVPSIAFSDQSEVKKVGLVLNIDSEKLILHHLLLLMVGGIITGIILSLVAGLFLANRALIPIQRSWDKQTRFVADASHELRTPLAVIQAHLELLFRHPTHTVEEESEAVYKSLHEVTRINKLVSDLLTLARVDSDQLLLERTEFPPGEILEFVSDQFTPVAEMKGIQFQKTLDTQNLYKGDQARIQQLFMILLDNALKYSPADTTIHLFCKKEGEAFIVQVSDEGVGIKEEDIPFVFDRFYRGDKARNRSQGGTGLGLSIAKWIVEAHGGDIKVKSTENKGSTFTIRLPKKQTLTKS from the coding sequence ATGTTTCGTAAAACGAGAATTAGACTCAGTATAATGAACGCCGTTGTTTTCTTCATTATCTTAACCGTACTGTCTGTCGTGCTATATGTGTACATGCAGCATCTTGTCTTTCGGACCGTGGATGAGAAGCTGAACAACGCAATGGACAAAGTTCGGGAAGGTGAATTCCATGAATTGATGGAACGGCACGAACGAGAGCCTGAGACGGAGCGCAAAATTGCCTATATCTTTTGGAACGAAAGCGGCGAAGTAGCGAATGTTCTACCAAAGTCTGTAGAGAACGAGAAAGAAATGAAGTATTTTAAGCCGTCTAAAGGCAATCGTGTTGAGACCCAAGAGATTTTAGGTCATTCTTATCGGGTTGTAACGGTTCCAAGCATTGCATTTTCAGACCAATCAGAAGTAAAGAAAGTCGGGCTAGTGCTGAACATTGATTCCGAAAAGCTGATCTTGCATCATTTATTGCTTCTGATGGTTGGCGGAATCATAACGGGCATTATTTTGTCATTAGTAGCAGGATTGTTTTTAGCAAACCGAGCGCTTATCCCCATTCAGCGATCGTGGGATAAGCAAACGCGTTTTGTCGCTGATGCGTCTCATGAGCTTCGAACACCCCTTGCGGTTATTCAAGCACATTTGGAGCTTTTATTTCGTCATCCGACTCATACGGTTGAAGAGGAGAGTGAGGCTGTCTATAAAAGCTTGCATGAGGTAACCCGGATTAATAAGCTCGTTTCTGACTTGTTAACGCTCGCACGAGTGGACTCTGATCAGCTGTTACTAGAGCGTACAGAATTTCCTCCTGGTGAAATACTCGAATTTGTCTCCGATCAATTTACACCTGTCGCTGAAATGAAGGGGATACAATTTCAAAAAACGCTGGACACACAGAATTTATATAAGGGAGACCAAGCACGTATTCAACAGCTGTTCATGATTTTATTAGATAATGCGTTAAAATACAGTCCTGCTGATACAACGATTCATCTCTTCTGTAAAAAGGAGGGAGAAGCATTCATTGTTCAAGTATCAGATGAGGGCGTGGGCATTAAAGAAGAAGATATCCCGTTTGTATTTGATCGCTTTTACCGAGGAGATAAAGCGCGCAACCGATCTCAAGGTGGGACCGGCCTCGGTCTTTCCATTGCGAAATGGATTGTCGAAGCACACGGGGGAGATATAAAGGTAAAGAGTACTGAAAACAAAGGGTCCACCTTCACTATTCGATTACCAAAAAAACAGACGCTTACAAAGTCGTAA
- a CDS encoding D-alanine--D-alanine ligase: MKIKLGLLYGGKSAEHKVSLQTALAVINALNHDKYEVHPIFIAETGEWIRGEKLTGKVDSVAQLQIQQSGEAISPAALNNSLFAVPTEEASSIDVVFPLLHGPNGEDGTVQGMLELLNIPYVGNGVLASAGGMDKVIMKNLFAQAGLEQPNFVSFIRSEWEKNSEVAYGKVEDELGYPCFVKPANLGSSVGISKCRNREELVAGFKEAFTFDRKVIVEEGIIGREVEVGVLGNDDPACSVIGEIVPKTDFYDYQAKYEDGNTGLVIPAEMSEDQVKEMQQLAIKAFKAIDGSGLVRADFFLTNDGKFLINEVNTMPGFTPFSMFPLLWKHTDLPYSDLIEKLVDLAIERHEEKQKIRYTM, translated from the coding sequence ATGAAAATCAAACTTGGACTTTTATATGGTGGAAAGTCTGCTGAACATAAAGTATCGTTACAAACAGCGCTAGCGGTAATTAACGCGCTCAATCATGATAAATATGAAGTACATCCTATCTTTATTGCGGAAACAGGTGAATGGATTCGCGGTGAAAAATTGACAGGAAAAGTGGACTCAGTAGCACAGTTGCAAATTCAACAATCCGGAGAGGCTATTTCTCCTGCAGCACTAAATAATAGCCTTTTTGCTGTGCCTACAGAAGAAGCGTCTAGCATTGATGTGGTATTCCCTCTTCTTCATGGACCAAACGGAGAAGATGGTACGGTTCAAGGAATGCTTGAGCTATTAAACATTCCTTATGTAGGAAACGGTGTATTAGCTTCAGCTGGAGGAATGGATAAAGTAATTATGAAAAATCTGTTTGCTCAAGCTGGTTTAGAGCAACCTAACTTTGTATCCTTCATTCGCAGTGAATGGGAAAAGAACAGCGAAGTAGCATATGGAAAAGTGGAAGACGAACTTGGCTATCCATGCTTTGTAAAACCAGCAAACCTTGGTTCAAGCGTTGGAATCAGCAAGTGTCGTAACCGCGAAGAGTTAGTAGCAGGGTTCAAAGAGGCGTTTACATTTGATCGTAAAGTCATTGTTGAGGAAGGAATTATCGGACGTGAGGTAGAAGTAGGCGTTCTAGGTAATGACGATCCTGCATGTTCTGTTATTGGAGAGATTGTTCCAAAAACAGATTTCTATGACTACCAAGCAAAATATGAAGACGGTAATACAGGTCTTGTGATTCCTGCGGAAATGAGCGAAGATCAAGTAAAAGAAATGCAACAATTAGCAATTAAAGCATTTAAAGCAATTGATGGTTCTGGACTTGTTCGCGCCGATTTCTTCTTAACAAACGACGGGAAGTTCTTAATTAACGAAGTGAACACAATGCCAGGGTTTACCCCGTTCAGCATGTTCCCACTTTTATGGAAGCATACAGATCTTCCATACAGTGACTTAATTGAGAAGCTTGTTGATCTAGCAATTGAGCGTCACGAAGAAAAGCAAAAAATCCGTTATACAATGTAA
- a CDS encoding response regulator transcription factor gives MRLLVVEDDQALLSVIVTVLKEEGYEVDKADDGEEGFLLAKQEIYDALVLDIMLPGMTGLEMVRKLRKDQSNVKVIFLTAKDSVEDRVNGLDAGANDYLVKPFAMPELLARLRVILRDHEANISGFISYGNLKVDPTRHLAWANGEPLNLTVKEFQLLEYFIRNKEQILIRDQIFNRVWGFASDVGVGVVDVYVHHLRKKLGPYGCDHCIKTVRGIGFMLKDETNNVS, from the coding sequence ATGCGTTTATTAGTAGTAGAAGATGATCAAGCACTTTTGAGTGTTATTGTGACCGTTTTAAAAGAGGAAGGCTACGAGGTGGACAAGGCAGATGACGGTGAGGAAGGGTTTCTGCTTGCCAAACAAGAGATTTATGACGCGCTTGTTCTAGATATTATGCTTCCTGGAATGACGGGATTAGAGATGGTAAGAAAGCTTAGAAAGGACCAAAGCAATGTGAAGGTTATTTTTTTAACGGCTAAGGATAGCGTAGAGGATCGAGTAAATGGTCTTGATGCAGGAGCGAACGATTATTTAGTGAAGCCATTTGCCATGCCGGAATTATTAGCAAGACTGCGCGTTATTTTACGTGATCATGAAGCAAATATAAGTGGCTTTATTTCCTATGGGAATTTAAAAGTAGATCCGACTCGTCACCTTGCTTGGGCGAATGGTGAGCCATTAAATCTGACGGTAAAAGAATTTCAGCTACTCGAGTACTTTATACGAAACAAAGAGCAAATCTTAATACGTGATCAAATCTTTAATCGGGTATGGGGATTTGCATCAGACGTTGGTGTAGGGGTAGTGGATGTATATGTTCATCATCTTCGAAAGAAGTTAGGGCCATACGGATGTGATCACTGTATCAAGACCGTTCGGGGAATTGGCTTTATGCTAAAGGATGAAACGAATAATGTTTCGTAA
- a CDS encoding DEAD/DEAH box helicase has protein sequence MTLFNELGISSETKKAISTMGFEEATPIQAETIPLALEGHDVIGQAQTGTGKTAAFGIPLVDRIDTNQDKIQGLIIAPTRELAIQVSEELYKVGKFKRARVLSVYGGQDIGRQIRSLKKKPHIIVGTPGRILDHINRKTLRLQDIQTIILDEADEMLNMGFIQDIEKILENLPEQRQTLLFSATMPPQIQRIAERFMHEPKIVKIKAKEMTVPHIQQYYLEVHEKRKFDVLTRLLDIQSPELAIIFGRTKRRVDELSEALNLRGYAAEGIHGDLSQAKRISVLRKFKEGNIDILVATDVAARGLDISGVTHVYNFDIPQDPESYVHRIGRTGRAGKKGLAMTFVTPRETGQLKNVETTTKRKMDRMEIPSVDQALEGQQRLVLDKIKTIIENENLTYYKQIADELLEEHDSVSAVAAVIKMLTKEPDTTPVNLTSEPPVVSKREKRNQKGSGSYKTSVRNNRKDRAPQGKRRSSNQKDRSKSYRGNSNNSNSNYNKNN, from the coding sequence TTGACATTATTTAATGAGTTAGGAATTAGTAGTGAAACGAAAAAAGCAATTAGTACAATGGGATTTGAAGAGGCTACACCGATCCAAGCAGAAACAATCCCATTAGCGCTAGAAGGCCATGATGTGATTGGTCAAGCACAAACAGGAACTGGTAAAACAGCGGCATTTGGTATTCCATTAGTTGATCGTATTGATACAAACCAAGATAAAATTCAAGGTTTGATTATTGCTCCAACTCGTGAGTTAGCAATTCAAGTATCAGAAGAGCTTTATAAAGTAGGGAAATTCAAACGTGCGCGCGTTTTATCTGTATACGGTGGCCAAGATATCGGACGTCAAATTCGTTCATTAAAGAAAAAACCACATATCATTGTGGGTACACCAGGTCGTATTCTAGACCACATTAATCGTAAAACTCTACGTTTACAAGACATCCAAACAATCATCTTAGATGAAGCGGATGAAATGTTAAACATGGGATTCATTCAAGATATCGAAAAAATTCTTGAAAACTTACCGGAACAACGTCAAACATTATTGTTCTCTGCTACAATGCCTCCACAAATTCAACGCATTGCTGAACGTTTCATGCATGAGCCTAAAATTGTGAAGATCAAAGCAAAGGAAATGACTGTTCCACATATTCAACAGTACTATTTAGAAGTACACGAAAAACGCAAGTTTGACGTGCTTACTCGTTTATTAGATATCCAATCTCCAGAATTGGCAATCATATTCGGCCGTACAAAGCGTCGTGTAGATGAGCTTTCTGAAGCATTAAATCTTCGTGGATATGCAGCAGAAGGAATTCACGGTGACTTAAGTCAGGCAAAACGTATTTCCGTATTACGTAAGTTCAAAGAAGGAAACATTGATATCCTTGTAGCAACAGACGTAGCAGCACGTGGATTAGATATTTCTGGTGTTACACACGTATACAACTTTGATATTCCTCAAGATCCTGAGAGCTATGTTCACCGTATTGGACGTACAGGTCGTGCGGGTAAAAAAGGTCTTGCGATGACATTCGTAACACCACGTGAAACAGGTCAACTGAAAAACGTTGAAACAACAACAAAACGTAAAATGGACCGTATGGAGATCCCTTCAGTAGATCAAGCTTTAGAAGGTCAACAACGTCTAGTACTTGATAAGATCAAAACAATTATCGAGAACGAAAACCTTACGTACTATAAACAAATTGCAGATGAACTTCTTGAAGAGCATGATTCTGTATCAGCTGTCGCTGCTGTAATCAAAATGCTTACAAAAGAACCTGATACAACACCGGTTAACTTAACTTCAGAGCCTCCAGTAGTTTCGAAGAGAGAGAAACGTAACCAAAAAGGTTCTGGCTCTTACAAAACTTCTGTTCGTAACAACAGAAAAGACCGCGCTCCACAAGGAAAGCGTCGTAGCTCAAACCAAAAAGACCGCAGTAAATCTTACCGTGGTAACAGCAACAACAGCAACAGTAACTACAACAAAAACAACTAA
- a CDS encoding RnfABCDGE type electron transport complex subunit D — protein MNTNYRRDPSVKYIHTPKGYIIVDERTKPEPTMFQQLFKTPKRSLIVLLLALGLIGSLNSSFFVGWFHVFLAVLTSTLVEGIGLSVTAKKVKKQLPDGAILTGLIVGLVLSSFTPWYVVIVASAVSVASKYVVRFRKKPIFNPAALGLLISVAFFSSGQSWWGALTLMPDWFAPLLIIAGYFITKKVNKFPLVFAFLGSYFIILVAAALLGVGDVTDALRNPFLNSALFLAFFMMTDPPTSPAKYKDQVTFGFIAGVISSVYYLVFGGLIFLLIGLLAANAWKAWKIKKTSKSPHTQRKNTRTERRHA, from the coding sequence ATGAATACAAACTATAGAAGAGATCCCTCTGTTAAATATATTCATACACCAAAGGGTTATATTATTGTAGATGAACGAACAAAACCCGAACCAACAATGTTCCAACAACTATTTAAAACGCCAAAACGATCGTTAATCGTCTTGTTACTGGCATTAGGTTTAATTGGAAGTCTTAACTCTTCCTTTTTTGTAGGATGGTTTCACGTTTTTTTAGCCGTTCTCACATCTACATTAGTAGAAGGCATTGGACTTTCAGTAACCGCTAAAAAAGTGAAAAAGCAGTTACCTGATGGAGCTATTCTGACAGGATTAATTGTCGGACTTGTCCTAAGTTCCTTTACTCCTTGGTACGTTGTAATCGTAGCATCAGCTGTTTCTGTTGCTTCAAAATACGTGGTTAGATTCCGAAAAAAGCCGATTTTCAATCCAGCTGCACTTGGATTGCTCATATCCGTTGCTTTTTTTTCAAGTGGCCAAAGCTGGTGGGGAGCTCTAACGCTAATGCCAGATTGGTTTGCACCGCTTCTCATAATAGCTGGGTACTTTATCACGAAGAAAGTAAATAAATTCCCACTTGTTTTTGCTTTTCTGGGAAGCTATTTTATTATCCTAGTGGCAGCGGCTTTACTAGGAGTAGGAGATGTAACAGATGCACTACGAAATCCGTTTCTCAACTCTGCCTTGTTCTTAGCGTTCTTTATGATGACAGACCCTCCAACGTCACCTGCTAAGTATAAGGATCAAGTAACGTTTGGGTTCATCGCTGGCGTTATTAGCTCCGTGTATTATTTGGTGTTCGGAGGATTAATCTTCTTATTAATTGGGTTACTTGCAGCAAACGCTTGGAAGGCTTGGAAGATAAAGAAAACGTCTAAATCCCCTCACACACAGAGAAAAAATACGCGCACAGAACGAAGACATGCATAA
- a CDS encoding class I SAM-dependent methyltransferase encodes MFEKFKENFSRPKGLMGSVAGKIMAFENQEINKWTIEHLQVHPNDHVLEVGYGPGYSIECLTKEYSHIQVDGIDPSQQMKEQAEHRLKDEVEEGRVRFFVGPIETAELKANSYQKVLSVNNYTIWDDPLKGLTNLYQSMAPGGKIAITMQPREEDACADKTRMFGRKIEEDLRQCGFQDIETRFRKVRPELTVCVTAVKPLTY; translated from the coding sequence ATGTTTGAAAAATTCAAAGAAAATTTCAGTCGTCCAAAAGGGCTGATGGGATCTGTAGCAGGAAAAATCATGGCTTTTGAGAATCAGGAAATTAACAAGTGGACCATTGAGCATTTGCAGGTGCATCCAAACGATCACGTATTAGAGGTTGGATACGGGCCAGGGTACAGTATTGAATGTTTAACGAAAGAGTATTCTCATATCCAGGTAGATGGTATTGACCCTTCACAGCAAATGAAAGAACAAGCCGAGCATCGACTAAAAGATGAGGTAGAGGAGGGAAGAGTGCGCTTTTTCGTAGGTCCTATAGAGACTGCTGAGCTAAAAGCAAACTCTTATCAAAAGGTGTTGTCCGTAAACAATTACACCATTTGGGATGATCCGTTAAAGGGGTTAACTAATTTGTATCAGTCAATGGCTCCAGGAGGAAAAATTGCGATTACGATGCAACCTCGCGAGGAAGATGCTTGTGCAGATAAGACGCGGATGTTTGGAAGGAAAATTGAAGAAGACTTACGTCAGTGTGGTTTTCAAGATATTGAAACAAGATTTCGTAAGGTTCGTCCTGAGCTTACGGTTTGTGTGACCGCTGTAAAGCCATTAACATACTAA
- a CDS encoding FMN-binding protein, with the protein MMAKMSNTMIALCTAAIGAVYATGYVATLPTEAQSTATQSHKDRVQIQQPSSTIGEETPPSAPQQTTSSTYKDGTYYGEGMNRIGSVQVAVTIKGDKITAVDITNCDTHYSQSYIDDLPNQVVASQSSDVDVVSGATLSTEDFQTAVDNALQQAMNS; encoded by the coding sequence ATGATGGCAAAAATGAGTAATACGATGATTGCACTCTGTACAGCAGCTATTGGTGCTGTCTATGCAACAGGCTACGTCGCAACGCTGCCAACAGAGGCTCAAAGTACAGCTACTCAATCACATAAAGATCGTGTTCAAATTCAACAGCCTAGCTCTACAATCGGTGAGGAAACTCCCCCTTCTGCTCCTCAACAAACAACAAGCAGCACTTACAAAGATGGAACCTATTATGGAGAGGGAATGAATCGAATTGGAAGTGTTCAAGTAGCCGTCACCATCAAAGGCGATAAAATTACAGCCGTCGATATTACAAACTGCGATACTCATTATTCACAGTCCTATATTGATGACCTTCCGAATCAAGTAGTAGCGTCTCAAAGCAGTGATGTAGACGTTGTAAGCGGGGCTACATTAAGCACAGAAGACTTCCAAACTGCTGTCGACAACGCTCTGCAGCAAGCTATGAATAGTTAA